The following proteins are co-located in the Candidatus Methanogranum gryphiswaldense genome:
- the cbiS gene encoding bifunctional adenosylcobinamide hydrolase/alpha-ribazole phosphatase CbiS has translation MKYVRGTEIVEEGELATAVVHLTERMEVLSSAVLNGGHTITDTLFIMQVPHHFHCDDPWALIRQQRDKLGLPEDAVGMMTAAEVKYVFTTTESDYGGVNTFAAITAGLSNQVVAGDLLENWEERFKISMERYKALLGGTINIIGISPLSLTDEGKINIMMPMIEAKTAALNALGYKETGTTSDSIAIVSPVGDAKESFAGTGVPLGISMARSVKAGVISNLVKRGDYPVVGNFVDKLAKSGITRDSMWDAAMEIYVPNPEWDDRMLRRLFDEKLDILCQDINVSSLILAAIELEDLGNKDCICSMPRGMFKTDPIHLIADEIIGMQIAQYIAGTRGIFEFHRFDRYKPGIIGKLGPFMDDMICGLIGGIMSSIYTDLFDKSSLLCSVQN, from the coding sequence ATGAAGTATGTAAGGGGTACGGAAATCGTAGAAGAGGGGGAACTCGCCACAGCCGTCGTTCATCTAACAGAGAGGATGGAGGTACTCAGCAGCGCAGTTCTGAATGGAGGGCACACGATCACCGATACACTTTTCATAATGCAAGTGCCCCACCATTTCCATTGTGATGACCCGTGGGCTTTGATAAGACAGCAAAGGGATAAACTGGGGCTCCCCGAGGATGCGGTAGGGATGATGACGGCCGCTGAGGTGAAGTATGTTTTCACAACCACGGAATCTGATTATGGCGGAGTGAACACATTCGCCGCGATCACGGCAGGACTTAGCAACCAGGTGGTAGCCGGCGACCTCCTTGAGAATTGGGAAGAACGTTTCAAAATATCAATGGAAAGGTACAAAGCACTGCTTGGAGGAACCATCAATATCATAGGTATATCTCCTCTTTCGCTCACCGATGAGGGAAAGATAAACATAATGATGCCCATGATCGAAGCAAAGACCGCGGCACTGAACGCCCTAGGTTATAAGGAAACAGGGACGACCTCTGATTCAATAGCTATCGTGTCACCGGTTGGGGACGCAAAGGAGAGTTTCGCAGGCACCGGGGTCCCATTGGGCATATCAATGGCCAGATCGGTGAAGGCTGGAGTGATATCCAATCTTGTAAAGCGCGGAGATTATCCAGTTGTCGGGAATTTTGTGGATAAATTGGCAAAGTCAGGGATAACACGTGATAGTATGTGGGATGCCGCGATGGAGATATATGTTCCAAATCCTGAATGGGATGATAGGATGTTGCGCCGTCTGTTCGATGAGAAGCTCGATATCTTGTGTCAGGACATAAATGTGTCATCTTTGATACTTGCAGCCATAGAATTGGAAGACCTTGGAAATAAGGATTGCATATGTTCGATGCCCAGGGGAATGTTCAAGACGGACCCGATCCATCTGATCGCAGACGAGATAATCGGCATGCAGATAGCTCAATATATAGCTGGAACTCGCGGGATATTCGAGTTCCATCGTTTCGATAGGTACAAACCAGGTATAATTGGAAAGTTAGGACCGTTCATGGACGATATGATATGCGGTCTTATCGGTGGTATAATGTCATCAATATACACAGATCTATTCGATAAGAGTTCTTTATTGTGTTCTGTCCAAAATTAA
- a CDS encoding hydrogenase large subunit, which produces MEDVDVQINDLSNEIYNMMLNGFGLVCMYATEKESEQRSIQTILRKGGNVVHMTTILKSDSYSALSLGIPQIRPYEREMQEMSGLDPIGLKNHHGPQRLQWGYVNAHPLQKEPLPNERCACPIPGNRMSGDGVFEIPVGPVHAGIIEPGHFRFSVAGEPILKMRTHLGYTYRGIEKLMESSASVDRTRMVERVSGDTCVANALAYAHAMEGDAEIPYRAKLLRTIFAELERIYCHFGDIGGMALDTGFSVPAAYGAGLKEKVLRLNEHIGGHRFLMGTIVPGGVRRDITNESLEAIENRILKISFDIEDLMDMLTNSSFFLDRAETTGILTHDDALKYRALGPSARASGVKTDVRKEVPYDAYKDIGMRIISHDSGDVYSRLLVKAGEIVESTSIINQCLDKMEDGPLRTKIRIKDGFGLGLVEAPRGELVHAVNIINGKIWRYRIRDPSFINWLALEISLPGNIIPDFPLINKSFNLSYSGNDL; this is translated from the coding sequence ATGGAAGATGTGGACGTCCAAATAAACGATCTTAGCAATGAGATCTACAACATGATGCTGAACGGTTTTGGACTTGTCTGCATGTACGCCACAGAAAAAGAAAGTGAACAACGCTCGATACAGACCATTCTCAGAAAAGGAGGAAATGTTGTACATATGACGACAATCCTAAAATCTGATAGCTATTCTGCTTTATCTCTTGGTATCCCTCAGATCAGACCATATGAACGTGAGATGCAAGAGATGAGCGGACTCGACCCCATAGGCCTTAAAAACCATCACGGACCTCAGAGACTCCAATGGGGTTACGTGAATGCACATCCTCTCCAAAAAGAACCGCTTCCAAATGAAAGATGTGCCTGTCCGATACCTGGTAACAGAATGTCTGGGGACGGTGTGTTCGAAATACCCGTCGGACCGGTCCATGCGGGAATAATAGAACCTGGACACTTTAGATTCTCGGTCGCTGGAGAACCTATATTGAAAATGAGGACCCATCTAGGATACACATATCGCGGTATCGAAAAACTGATGGAATCCTCGGCATCAGTGGATCGCACCAGAATGGTAGAACGGGTTTCCGGAGACACCTGTGTCGCCAACGCTTTGGCATATGCACATGCCATGGAAGGCGATGCAGAGATCCCCTACCGCGCAAAACTTTTAAGGACCATATTCGCAGAACTTGAAAGGATATATTGTCATTTCGGAGATATCGGAGGAATGGCCTTGGATACTGGATTCTCGGTACCTGCTGCGTATGGTGCAGGACTGAAGGAAAAGGTCCTAAGACTTAACGAACACATCGGCGGTCATAGATTCCTAATGGGAACAATAGTGCCCGGAGGAGTTCGCAGGGACATAACGAACGAAAGTTTAGAAGCAATAGAAAACCGTATTCTCAAAATAAGTTTTGATATAGAGGATCTCATGGATATGCTCACAAACTCTTCTTTCTTCCTGGATCGCGCTGAAACCACAGGTATACTCACTCATGATGATGCTTTGAAATATCGTGCACTTGGACCATCTGCCAGAGCGAGTGGCGTCAAGACAGATGTAAGAAAAGAGGTACCGTATGATGCCTACAAGGACATAGGCATGAGGATAATCTCCCATGATTCCGGTGATGTTTATTCCAGGTTATTGGTAAAAGCAGGAGAGATCGTTGAATCGACCAGTATAATAAACCAATGTTTGGACAAAATGGAAGATGGCCCTCTCAGAACAAAAATAAGAATAAAAGATGGATTCGGCCTTGGTCTTGTGGAAGCTCCGAGAGGAGAGCTCGTTCATGCCGTGAATATCATCAACGGAAAGATCTGGAGATACAGGATCAGAGACCCCTCGTTCATAAACTGGCTTGCACTTGAGATCTCATTACCAGGAAACATAATTCCTGATTTCCCGCTTATAAATAAAAGCTTCAATCTTTCCTACAGCGGAAATGACCTATGA
- a CDS encoding universal stress protein has product MSVLVAYDGMEHTKKALEYAIGYSMVYKTKLYIFSDIASKDKLDHDNEVAKVEEFLSDAEKVARDRGADVQVVMGSGFPAKGILEAAERFECDAIVVGRSDKTFFDRAVLGSVSDAVVRNAKCTVIVVQ; this is encoded by the coding sequence ATGTCAGTATTGGTAGCATATGATGGAATGGAACATACGAAAAAGGCTTTGGAATACGCCATCGGTTATTCGATGGTTTATAAGACAAAGCTCTACATTTTCTCCGATATAGCGTCCAAAGACAAGTTAGACCATGACAATGAAGTTGCAAAGGTTGAAGAATTTCTCAGTGATGCTGAGAAAGTTGCGAGAGACCGCGGTGCAGATGTTCAAGTCGTTATGGGGTCTGGATTTCCGGCAAAAGGAATATTGGAGGCTGCGGAGAGGTTTGAATGTGATGCCATAGTGGTAGGACGTTCGGATAAAACATTCTTCGATAGAGCGGTTCTTGGTAGTGTGTCTGACGCTGTTGTTCGTAACGCAAAATGCACAGTTATTGTTGTTCAATGA
- a CDS encoding NTP transferase domain-containing protein, whose translation MQALINAGGKGSRMGVCGVEKPMQIIGGKPSVQRVVEALCNSRYIDRVLVSVSDNTLETEKFLKTLGIETIRTSGESFMDDLHQSFSHMGGDFVLTCPSDIPLISTPMLDAFIGSFDPVKMESFIALVSCRIVQSLGIKPSFVMSRYGENWAVSGISIMDRQKTLDGDYLMESFYQTDSKEFAVNVNTQKDLELARKMFL comes from the coding sequence ATGCAAGCTTTGATTAATGCTGGTGGTAAAGGTTCCCGCATGGGTGTATGCGGTGTAGAGAAACCCATGCAGATCATAGGGGGCAAACCATCAGTACAGAGGGTCGTAGAGGCCCTCTGTAATTCAAGATACATAGATCGGGTTCTGGTATCTGTCAGCGACAACACTCTTGAGACAGAAAAGTTTCTTAAAACGTTGGGAATAGAGACAATTAGGACATCAGGGGAGAGTTTTATGGACGATCTTCATCAATCGTTCTCTCATATGGGAGGAGATTTCGTTCTGACATGTCCTTCCGACATACCGTTGATATCCACGCCTATGTTAGACGCATTTATTGGATCATTTGATCCGGTAAAGATGGAATCATTCATTGCATTGGTGAGCTGTAGAATTGTTCAAAGTTTAGGAATAAAACCCTCGTTCGTAATGAGCAGGTATGGTGAAAATTGGGCGGTTTCAGGTATATCTATAATGGATAGGCAGAAGACCCTTGATGGGGATTATCTCATGGAATCTTTTTATCAGACAGATAGTAAGGAATTCGCTGTGAATGTGAACACACAGAAAGATCTGGAACTTGCAAGGAAGATGTTCTTATAA
- the ybaK gene encoding Cys-tRNA(Pro) deacylase produces MSEQKTNAMRILDQQHVEYSVILYECGEFIDAIHASEISGIPTEVTYKTLVGQGKSEKYCVIVVPANSEVDLKKVAKALDEKFIELIPVKDINKITGYVRGGCSPLGIKKACKIVIDCSVFNHDKVYVSGGRIGCTICLGSKDLVDATGAIVADVVLCEIK; encoded by the coding sequence ATGAGTGAACAAAAGACCAACGCAATGAGAATACTGGATCAGCAACATGTCGAATACAGTGTAATTCTATATGAATGCGGAGAATTCATCGACGCAATACATGCTTCTGAGATTTCGGGGATACCTACAGAAGTTACATATAAGACATTGGTGGGCCAAGGAAAGAGTGAGAAATACTGTGTAATCGTAGTGCCTGCAAATTCTGAAGTGGATCTTAAAAAGGTTGCGAAAGCATTGGATGAAAAATTCATCGAGTTGATTCCCGTAAAGGATATCAATAAGATTACAGGCTATGTTCGTGGGGGGTGTAGTCCGCTAGGTATAAAAAAAGCTTGTAAGATCGTAATAGATTGTTCTGTTTTTAATCATGATAAGGTTTACGTAAGTGGTGGAAGGATAGGATGTACCATATGCTTGGGTTCGAAAGATCTTGTTGATGCTACAGGGGCGATTGTAGCGGATGTTGTCTTATGTGAGATAAAATGA
- the cbiB gene encoding adenosylcobinamide-phosphate synthase CbiB — translation MQVWVDAILIILVALLIDRFIGELPNSIHPLRWLGNILGWIDSHIKNRGKTAKLWGFFSYMFVFLLILFSTITFITAVRLIVEKFDITFIITDGIVFTLSEIVWIVLCGAFLKITFAIFSFRKHCIPIQEDLRNGRVEEAAAKVQMIVSRNTKGMDAEHIASSCCETVTENLVDSAMSPTFFGGLLGLPGAIMFRCANLMDAMWGYLNEKYGNLGFFPAKFDDVLGFLTARISPYFVVLAAKIMGFKDHPSILQAAKKEHTKTPSPNSGYPMTACAAALGISMEKRGVYVMGEGNMPTIDDITRCYHLVELTSILFVVIVMMPLYAVIGIQVQLLFENFISGLIGGII, via the coding sequence ATGCAGGTCTGGGTAGATGCGATATTGATAATATTGGTCGCTCTCCTCATAGATCGTTTCATAGGAGAACTTCCGAACTCGATACATCCTTTGAGATGGTTAGGGAATATACTGGGATGGATAGATTCACACATAAAGAACAGGGGCAAGACAGCCAAGTTATGGGGGTTCTTTTCTTACATGTTTGTGTTTTTGCTCATCTTATTCTCAACGATAACATTCATTACTGCAGTTCGCCTCATAGTTGAGAAGTTCGATATAACATTCATAATCACAGACGGAATAGTCTTCACGCTCAGTGAGATAGTTTGGATAGTTTTATGCGGAGCATTTTTGAAGATAACCTTCGCGATATTCTCTTTCAGAAAACACTGCATCCCCATTCAAGAGGACCTTCGCAATGGCAGAGTAGAAGAGGCTGCGGCAAAGGTACAGATGATCGTCAGTCGTAATACGAAAGGAATGGATGCCGAGCACATAGCGTCGTCATGCTGTGAAACAGTGACCGAGAATTTAGTGGACAGTGCAATGTCACCCACGTTCTTCGGTGGTCTTTTGGGACTTCCAGGTGCGATAATGTTCAGATGTGCCAATCTTATGGATGCAATGTGGGGTTATTTGAATGAAAAGTATGGAAATCTTGGATTTTTCCCAGCTAAATTCGATGATGTTCTCGGATTTTTAACTGCTAGGATATCACCATATTTCGTTGTTCTAGCTGCAAAGATAATGGGTTTTAAGGACCATCCTTCGATACTTCAGGCTGCAAAGAAGGAGCATACAAAGACACCCAGCCCCAATAGCGGATATCCGATGACCGCCTGTGCCGCGGCATTGGGGATATCGATGGAGAAAAGGGGAGTATATGTGATGGGTGAGGGAAATATGCCGACGATCGATGATATCACTAGGTGTTATCATCTTGTCGAATTGACATCCATTCTATTTGTCGTTATAGTGATGATGCCTTTGTACGCTGTAATAGGCATACAAGTGCAGTTATTGTTTGAGAATTTCATTTCTGGTCTTATTGGAGGGATAATATGA
- a CDS encoding histidinol-phosphate aminotransferase family protein, which translates to MRNGAIRARGTLAQLPKTVHGGQAWKLNDIEDYSHNLNPFGPPEDIGEIMMSAVEDIGHYPDDSCAELKSTISRTFGVSDHNVMIGAGSSDIIRNFPNTFLTPGDIVILGRPSFAEYAQQCKIVGAKIWWNDLREEDDFYMDRQKLTDGINDGAKAVYICNPNNPTGRVESKDKIVSIIKECSDNNVLVFLDETLLELLPNYKDVTCSRLVKEYDNLVVAGSLTKSFAIPGIRIGFGFASEPLVSEMEKVRMTWNVGQVEQTVANVLIGERMDYVHKAALMMGVESKIMNRELNDLGFPAGNVSDSFFYFNSLRPLGVKCSKFKEIMLKNKVMVRDCASFGSYFEWYVRYSVKDRERNEIFVKAVEKSLKELRS; encoded by the coding sequence ATGAGAAACGGGGCAATAAGGGCAAGGGGGACGTTGGCGCAATTGCCAAAGACCGTTCATGGAGGACAGGCCTGGAAACTCAATGATATAGAGGACTACAGTCATAACCTAAATCCTTTCGGTCCACCTGAGGATATAGGCGAAATAATGATGTCCGCTGTGGAAGATATAGGTCATTATCCCGATGATTCATGTGCAGAGTTAAAATCCACGATTTCACGCACCTTCGGTGTCAGCGACCATAATGTCATGATCGGTGCTGGATCTTCAGATATAATACGTAATTTCCCCAACACTTTTCTTACTCCAGGCGATATCGTCATACTAGGCAGACCATCTTTTGCAGAATATGCACAGCAATGCAAGATAGTCGGTGCAAAGATATGGTGGAACGATCTTCGCGAAGAGGATGATTTCTATATGGACCGTCAAAAATTGACAGACGGTATAAATGATGGTGCCAAAGCCGTTTACATATGCAATCCAAATAATCCGACTGGACGTGTTGAATCCAAGGACAAGATCGTCAGCATAATAAAAGAGTGTTCTGATAATAATGTCCTTGTATTCTTGGATGAAACACTTCTGGAATTGCTTCCCAATTATAAGGATGTTACATGTTCCAGACTGGTAAAAGAATACGATAATCTTGTTGTTGCAGGTTCTTTGACGAAGTCCTTTGCCATACCAGGCATAAGGATCGGATTCGGGTTCGCATCGGAGCCTCTCGTTTCTGAGATGGAAAAGGTCAGAATGACGTGGAATGTTGGACAAGTGGAACAAACCGTGGCAAATGTCCTCATCGGAGAAAGAATGGATTATGTTCACAAAGCAGCTTTAATGATGGGTGTCGAATCCAAAATAATGAATAGGGAGCTCAACGATCTCGGATTCCCCGCAGGTAATGTTTCTGATTCATTCTTTTATTTCAATTCCCTGAGACCACTTGGCGTAAAATGTTCAAAATTCAAGGAAATTATGCTCAAGAACAAGGTCATGGTCAGAGATTGTGCTTCATTTGGTTCATATTTTGAATGGTATGTCAGATATAGTGTCAAAGACCGTGAAAGGAATGAGATATTTGTGAAAGCGGTTGAAAAATCATTGAAAGAGCTGAGGTCTTAA
- the cobS gene encoding adenosylcobinamide-GDP ribazoletransferase — protein MIEDNQPEDVVDTKGSLPLGTPKVVVGGKSKESSEDTVKTVPPSTSDDKEEKSESNDSEKKKSSSKKSIGPIFGSLKAMISFFTIIRVDVNEHDVDSMDNNFWLAPIAGLFVGLFAAIVGLILWGIGFNAFVVSVMMLATVYIVSKFLHFDGLVDFGDALVATGDREKRVKALKDTAIGAGGFGVALIVVLITVSMLTSMGTLLVVLFWPAEVLIKNAMVAAAAWGEPGNGMAAKQVSKTNFNSIIISSVLAFALAVVALLIGGGACQLITGFEIYSADMMWKCLVLLVVGLVFSVLAGIGIAEIANRKIGFVNGDVLGATNEISRAVILFFMMIAGFGLGMF, from the coding sequence ATGATTGAAGATAATCAACCAGAAGATGTTGTTGATACTAAAGGAAGCTTACCCTTGGGTACACCAAAAGTAGTTGTCGGTGGTAAAAGTAAAGAAAGTAGTGAGGATACTGTTAAAACAGTTCCACCGTCAACTAGTGATGATAAAGAGGAAAAATCTGAATCGAATGATAGTGAAAAGAAGAAGAGCAGCAGTAAGAAGTCAATAGGACCCATATTCGGCTCTTTAAAGGCAATGATATCATTTTTCACGATCATCAGAGTAGATGTCAATGAACACGATGTCGATTCGATGGATAATAATTTCTGGTTGGCCCCTATCGCAGGACTTTTTGTGGGCCTTTTTGCCGCCATCGTGGGCCTTATACTTTGGGGCATAGGATTCAACGCATTTGTTGTATCTGTTATGATGCTGGCAACAGTCTATATTGTAAGCAAATTCCTGCATTTCGATGGTCTCGTCGATTTCGGTGACGCGTTGGTTGCTACCGGAGATAGAGAGAAACGCGTCAAGGCGCTCAAAGATACAGCCATCGGTGCTGGAGGATTTGGTGTAGCTTTGATCGTGGTACTTATCACAGTATCCATGCTGACCTCTATGGGTACTTTGCTTGTGGTGTTGTTCTGGCCTGCAGAAGTGCTGATAAAGAATGCAATGGTCGCGGCAGCGGCATGGGGAGAACCCGGAAACGGAATGGCCGCAAAGCAGGTAAGCAAGACGAATTTCAATTCCATCATCATATCATCCGTTCTCGCATTTGCATTGGCGGTTGTGGCCCTGCTCATAGGAGGGGGGGCGTGTCAGCTGATCACTGGGTTTGAGATATATTCTGCAGACATGATGTGGAAGTGTCTTGTATTGTTGGTGGTTGGTCTTGTATTCTCCGTTCTTGCCGGCATTGGTATCGCGGAGATTGCAAATAGAAAGATCGGTTTTGTGAATGGGGATGTTCTTGGAGCTACCAATGAGATATCTCGTGCAGTCATCTTGTTCTTCATGATGATAGCTGGATTTGGACTTGGAATGTTTTGA